From one Salmo salar chromosome ssa09, Ssal_v3.1, whole genome shotgun sequence genomic stretch:
- the LOC106611472 gene encoding tandem C2 domains nuclear protein, with amino-acid sequence MAMECIKNCCKTFLGKDAEIEQQVITMKMPPARAISGVPRKGVGVSEDYLLSKLPQDGKEIPFVLPTFKPSYIQPRGSRYLSYQTPGLHSSARSTYAERKAELSGASNIVYNPDSSTNMSPGTTRHSNLKKSPRGSESGGNMKTGNLSKSMFDLSNSNPPSHMQRYDSVSSVQSSSASSSQRDSLENSRSLESITLSGDERDLGKLCVRLSYQEALEQVWITLVQCKDVSLAQNSSEQQKISFKGIITMSKPVQFKSSVKEGSPDTVFMETFVFTLRLQQLRCCALVFRLQTHHPRKRTVAECVLSLRQLGPEETQHWMELIPPSMTTVCHAELHLATCFQPVNGRIQLQILAAQNLPVPLRQAFFVKIEMQQLGRVVMKKKTHTLKSSGGQLTWTESFYFPLALDQSFLLSVKLYSRRSVRRKHFLGQVHLGFDSPTQEAAEQWRDSMSHPEKVVAVWHRLSVS; translated from the exons ATGGCAATGGAATGTATCAAGAACTGCTGCAAGACCTTCCTAGGCAAGGACGCTGAGATCGAACAACAAG TGATTACAATGAAGATGCCCCCAGCCAGAGCTATCTCAGGTGTCCCCAGGAAGGGTGTAGGGGTATCAGAGGACTATCTCCTCTCTAAACTCCCTCAGGATGGAAAAGAGATCCCATTTGTCCTCCCCACGTTCAAACCTTCCTACATCCAACCACGAGGATCACGTTACCTCAGCTACCAGACACCAGGGCTACACA GTTCAGCCAGGAGCACCTATGCAGAGAGGAAGGCGGAGCTGTCAGGGGCCAGTAACATAGTCTATAACCCTGACTCCTCCACCAACATGTCTCCCGGAACAACACGACACAGCAATCTGAAAAAGAGTCCCCGGGGCTCAGAATCAG GTGGGAATATGAAGACTGGGAATCTGAGCAAATCCATGTTTGACTTGTCCAACTCCAACCCTCCCAGCCACATGCAG CGTTACGACAGTGTGTCCAGTGTCCAGAGCAGCAGTGCATCGTCCTCCCAGAGGGACTCCCTGGAGAACAGCCGTAGCCTTG AGTCCATCACGTTGTCTGGAGATGAGAGGGACTTGGGGAAGTTGTGTGTCCGGCTGAGTTACCAGGAGGCCCTGGAGCAGGTGTGGATCACGTTGGTACAG tgtAAGGATGTATCCCTCGCTCAGAACAGCAGTGAGCAGCAGAAGATTAGCTTTAAAGGCATCATCACTATGAGCAAACCAGTACAGTTCAAGAGCTCTGTCAAGGAAGGTTCTCCG GACACAGTCTTCATGGAGACCTTTGTGTTTACGTTGCGGCTGCAGCAGCTGCGTTGCTGTGCTCTGGTATTCCGGCTGCAGACCCACCACCCCAGGAAGAGGACGGTGGCAGAGTGTGTCCTCTCCCTCAGACAGCTGGGCCCTGAGGAGACACAGCACTGGATGGAGCTCATCCCCCCTTCCATGACCACT GTGTGTCACGCTGAGCTGCACCTGGCCACCTGTTTCCAGCCTGTTAACGGACGCATCCAGCTGCAGATCCTCGCTGCCCAGAACCTCCCTGTACCACTCAGGCAAG CGTTCTTTGTGAAGATAGAGATGCAGCAGTTGGGCAGGGTGGTGATGAAGAAGAAGACTCACACCCTGAAGTCCTCCGGAGGTCAGCTGACCTGGACTGAGTCTTTCTACTTCCCCTTAGCTCTGGACCAGAGCTTCCTGCTGTCAGTCAAACTCTACAGCCGCCGCTCTGTCAGACGAAAACACTTCCTCGGACAG GTTCACCTTGGCTTCGACAGCCCGACGCAGGAAGCAGCAGAGCAGTGGAGGGACAGCATGTCTCACCCCGAGAAGGTGGTGGCTGTATGGCACAGACTCAGCGTGTCCTGA